GTCCGTTCTGAAAGCACACCTGGCAGTACAACCCCCATAGTTTCACCTGCACCTGGCGATCGCTCCCATCCTTTCCAACTCAAAGCGCGTTGACGAAGTCTCTGCGCGCGTTGACGAAGTCTCTGCGGAGCAGAATCGCCCGTTGAGAGGAGAGTGCGATCGCACTTTGAGCAATCACTGCTCTTGTGCCTGGTCAGGCCGCATCAGGTAGTCCAGCAAACGATCCATGCGTTCAATCGCACCCTGATTACTCCGAATAATGTCGCCTAGTTCGGCAATCGATTCACTACTGCGACGGCTGACTTCCAAGGCATTGCGGCCAGTCTCCAATGCGCTACGGCTCATTTCTAAGCCATTACGGCTGACTTCAATCAGTTGGGCAATGTTAGCGGAGTTCTTATCGATCGCCTGCAACGTAGCACTGACCGCTAATTTCAGGTCAATAATGTTGTCTTCTGCGCGATCCATCCGATTGGGTAAATCATTGGATTGAGTCATAGTTAAGCACCTGCCCCTGAGTCAATTCTAGGCGCTCGCCCCTATCCACCAACAGCAGGCGCGATAGCTTTATGGTGTTTCTAGCAGAATGTTTTGGAGTGCCTTTGGGCGATCGCCTACTCGAAATGATAGAAAAATTACTAAAGGAAAGCCAAGAACAAGTGCTGAGTTTTGTCCGCGCGCTCTACAAAACGCCCGCCTAGGTAGCCTCCTTATACGCAGGCAACGAAGCAGATATACCCGGTTCCAAACTCTTCGCATCTCCCCCCGCATTGCGAATTTCCCGCATCAGGCTCGCCATCTCGATCGCACTCATGCCGTATTCCCAGCCCTTGTTGCTCTTGATTCCGGCGCGTTCCAGGGCTTGCTGCATCGTGTCCGTTGTAACGATGCCAAAAATAATCGGAACTCCGGTTTGAAACGCTGAGGCTGCGATACCCTTGGAAACTTCGGCAGCAACGTAATCAAAATGAGGGGTTTGCCCCCGAATCACCGCACCAATGCAAATTACCGCATCGTAGCGACGACTTTGGGCAAGCTGGTGGGCGACCATCGGAATTTCAAAACAGCCCGGAACCCAGGCATAGTCTACTTGCGTACCGTAGGGATCGGGATCAATGCCGTGGCGTTTGAGGCAGTCCTGGCACCCTTCCAACAATTTGCCCGTGACCAGGTCGTTAAATCGCCCCACCACGACCGCAAAACGAAACGAGCTAGCCTGTGTGAAGGAACCTTCCAAAATTGCCATACGTTACCCGTGTCCTCATTACGCTACAAAGTATAGATTCAAAAAGGTGCCTTCTGCACGTTTACATCCTGCGATCTATGCGGCGACGGATCGTTCTTCGCCAGCAAACCAGCGCTGAATGCGCTCTAGTTCCAACTCATTGAGGTAATCAACGGCCCAATTAGCTCGACGCTGCATCATGTGAAAGGGGTACGTGTTTGCAACACCAACCACAGAAATTCCAGCTTTTTTAGCCGCTTGGATGCCTGCAAAGGTATCTTCAAGGGCTAAGCACTCTGACGGTTTTAGCTTTAGGGTCGGGTTGAGCTGATTTAGGCGCTCTACGGCTAGCAAATATCCGTCTGGGTCAGGCTTGCTGGATGAAATTTCATCTCCGGCTACAA
This Synechococcales cyanobacterium T60_A2020_003 DNA region includes the following protein-coding sequences:
- a CDS encoding 6,7-dimethyl-8-ribityllumazine synthase, with product MAILEGSFTQASSFRFAVVVGRFNDLVTGKLLEGCQDCLKRHGIDPDPYGTQVDYAWVPGCFEIPMVAHQLAQSRRYDAVICIGAVIRGQTPHFDYVAAEVSKGIAASAFQTGVPIIFGIVTTDTMQQALERAGIKSNKGWEYGMSAIEMASLMREIRNAGGDAKSLEPGISASLPAYKEAT